The following proteins come from a genomic window of Polaribacter dokdonensis:
- the gmk gene encoding guanylate kinase, which translates to MSDFKGKLFVFSAPSGSGKTTIVRHLLAQEKFNLEFSISATSRAPRGFEKNGADYYFISLEDFKEHIKADDFLEWEEVYRDNFYGTLKSEVERIWAQKKHVIFDIDVAGGLRIKKKYPERTLSVFVKPPSVDELKIRLKKRKTESEEKINMRIAKASVELATAPQFDRIIKNYDLEVALKEAEDLVGDFLNLDKK; encoded by the coding sequence ATGTCAGATTTTAAGGGTAAACTATTTGTGTTTTCAGCACCTTCTGGTTCTGGTAAAACCACTATTGTTCGTCATTTATTAGCACAAGAAAAGTTTAATTTAGAGTTTTCTATTTCTGCAACTTCTAGAGCTCCTAGAGGTTTTGAAAAAAATGGAGCAGATTATTACTTTATTTCTTTAGAAGATTTTAAAGAACATATTAAAGCTGATGATTTTTTAGAGTGGGAAGAAGTATATAGAGATAATTTTTACGGCACTTTAAAAAGCGAAGTAGAACGTATTTGGGCTCAGAAAAAACACGTTATTTTTGATATTGATGTTGCTGGAGGTTTACGTATTAAAAAGAAATATCCAGAAAGGACTTTATCTGTTTTTGTAAAACCACCAAGTGTAGATGAGTTAAAGATTCGTTTAAAAAAACGTAAAACTGAGAGCGAAGAAAAAATTAATATGAGAATTGCAAAAGCTTCTGTAGAGTTAGCTACTGCTCCTCAATTTGATAGAATCATAAAAAATTACGACCTAGAAGTGGCTTTAAAAGAAGCAGAAGATTTAGTAGGTGATTTTTTAAATTTAGATAAAAAGTAA
- a CDS encoding ribose-phosphate pyrophosphokinase, with the protein MINNQLAPKLFACRQSTVLAEKIAKEYNTELGNVHTTYFSDGEFQPAFEESVRGRRVFIIGSTFPNADNLMEMLLMCDAAKRASARHITAVMPYFGWARQDRKDKPRVAIGAKLVAKLLESAGATRIMTMDLHADQIQGFFEKPVDHLFASTIFMPYIESLKLDNLTIASPDMGGSKRAYAYSKHLLSDVVICYKQRKKANVIGHMELIGDVEGKNVILVDDMIDTGGTLAHAANLMKERGALSVRAICTHPILSGGAYEKIENSALTELIVSDTIPLKKETSKIKVVSCAPLFADVMHKVQDNTSISGQFLM; encoded by the coding sequence ATGATTAACAATCAACTTGCTCCAAAACTTTTTGCTTGCAGGCAGAGTACTGTTCTAGCAGAAAAAATTGCCAAAGAATACAATACAGAATTAGGTAATGTACATACAACTTATTTTAGTGATGGTGAATTTCAACCAGCCTTTGAAGAGTCTGTTCGTGGAAGAAGAGTTTTTATTATAGGATCTACTTTTCCAAATGCAGATAATTTAATGGAAATGTTATTAATGTGTGATGCTGCAAAAAGAGCATCAGCAAGACACATTACTGCTGTTATGCCTTATTTTGGATGGGCGAGACAAGATAGAAAAGATAAGCCTAGAGTTGCAATTGGTGCAAAATTAGTTGCTAAGTTATTAGAGTCTGCAGGTGCAACAAGAATTATGACTATGGATTTACATGCAGATCAAATTCAAGGTTTTTTCGAAAAACCAGTAGACCACTTATTTGCATCAACTATTTTTATGCCATATATAGAAAGCTTAAAATTAGATAATTTAACCATAGCTTCACCAGATATGGGAGGCTCTAAAAGAGCATATGCTTATTCTAAACACTTATTATCAGATGTTGTTATCTGTTATAAGCAGAGAAAAAAAGCAAACGTAATTGGGCACATGGAGTTAATTGGTGATGTTGAAGGTAAAAACGTAATTCTTGTAGATGATATGATAGATACAGGAGGTACACTTGCTCATGCAGCCAATTTAATGAAAGAAAGAGGAGCATTAAGTGTACGTGCAATTTGTACTCACCCAATACTTTCTGGAGGTGCTTATGAGAAAATTGAGAATTCAGCATTAACAGAATTAATAGTTTCAGATACAATTCCACTAAAAAAGGAGACTTCAAAAATAAAAGTTGTATCTTGCGCGCCCTTATTCGCTGATGTTATGCATAAAGTACAGGATAACACATCAATAAGTGGACAATTTTTAATGTAA
- a CDS encoding YicC/YloC family endoribonuclease: MIQSMTGFGKSVLQLPTKKVTIEIKSLNSKNLDLNVRIPSYYKEKELAVRKKLARALVRGKVDFSIFVEMTADETSTTVNKGVVKDYINQLKNVVETGRASDVELLKMAISMPDALKTEREELDENEWANINQNIDEAIEKITQYRIDEAASLEIDFKERIANIKMYLDEVKALDADRIENVKTRLQKAINDLQVDADENRFEQELIYYLEKLDINEEKVRLENHLNYFLETLDTPDSNGKKLGFIVQEMGREINTTGSKANFAPMQKAVIQMKNELEQIKEQILNVL, from the coding sequence ATGATTCAATCTATGACAGGTTTTGGAAAATCTGTACTACAATTGCCAACAAAAAAAGTTACTATTGAAATTAAATCTTTAAATAGTAAAAACTTAGATTTAAACGTTAGAATACCTTCTTATTATAAAGAAAAGGAATTAGCTGTTCGTAAAAAACTAGCTAGAGCTCTAGTAAGAGGTAAGGTTGATTTTTCAATTTTTGTAGAAATGACTGCAGATGAAACTTCAACTACCGTAAATAAAGGTGTTGTTAAAGATTATATAAATCAACTTAAAAACGTTGTAGAAACTGGCAGAGCTTCTGATGTTGAGCTTTTAAAAATGGCAATTTCTATGCCAGATGCCTTAAAAACGGAACGTGAAGAGTTAGATGAAAATGAGTGGGCTAACATCAACCAAAATATAGATGAAGCCATAGAAAAAATTACACAATACAGAATTGATGAAGCTGCCTCTTTAGAAATAGATTTTAAAGAAAGAATTGCGAATATTAAAATGTATTTAGACGAAGTTAAAGCATTAGATGCAGATAGAATTGAAAACGTAAAAACACGTTTGCAAAAAGCAATTAATGATTTACAAGTAGATGCAGATGAAAATCGTTTTGAGCAAGAACTTATTTATTATTTAGAAAAATTAGATATTAATGAAGAAAAGGTTCGTTTAGAAAATCACTTAAATTACTTTTTAGAAACCTTAGACACACCAGATTCTAATGGTAAAAAACTTGGTTTTATTGTTCAAGAAATGGGTAGAGAAATAAACACTACAGGTTCTAAAGCCAATTTTGCACCTATGCAAAAAGCTGTTATTCAAATGAAAAACGAACTAGAACAAATAAAAGAGCAAATTTTAAATGTGCTGTAA
- a CDS encoding response regulator produces the protein MKSLSILFIDDDEIERLKFKKVCNEFNASNTILEAENGKQALALVNENNPTFDLIISDLNMPVMDGFQFLAELKKNSTLKRIPIVIISSLDDKETIQQCYDLGISSYFKKSEQFSKHKSNLISILDYWQKVVL, from the coding sequence ATGAAATCTTTATCGATACTTTTTATAGATGATGACGAAATTGAAAGATTAAAGTTTAAAAAGGTATGTAATGAGTTTAATGCTAGCAATACTATTTTAGAAGCAGAAAATGGTAAACAAGCACTAGCATTAGTTAATGAGAATAACCCCACTTTCGATTTAATTATATCTGATTTAAACATGCCAGTAATGGATGGATTTCAATTTTTGGCAGAGCTAAAAAAGAACTCTACCCTTAAAAGAATTCCTATAGTTATTATATCATCTTTAGATGATAAAGAAACTATACAACAATGTTATGATTTAGGAATATCTAGCTACTTCAAAAAGTCAGAGCAATTTTCTAAACACAAAAGTAATTTAATATCTATATTAGATTACTGGCAAAAAGTAGTTTTATAA
- a CDS encoding 6-pyruvoyl trahydropterin synthase family protein, whose protein sequence is MSTIRITKQFKFETGHALYGYDGKCKNVHGHSYKLSVTVSGKPITDNTHVKFGMVIDFGDLKKIVNEEIVDIFDHATVFNKNTPHVELAKELMDRDHHVILVDYQPTSEMMVIDFAEKIKKRLPENIKLHSIKLQETASSFAEWFASEN, encoded by the coding sequence ATGAGTACTATTAGAATTACCAAACAATTTAAATTTGAAACTGGCCATGCATTATATGGTTATGATGGTAAATGTAAAAATGTTCATGGACACTCTTATAAGCTTTCTGTTACTGTTTCTGGAAAACCAATAACAGATAATACCCATGTAAAATTTGGTATGGTTATCGATTTTGGAGATTTAAAGAAAATTGTTAATGAAGAAATTGTAGATATTTTCGATCATGCAACTGTGTTTAATAAAAATACACCTCATGTAGAATTAGCCAAAGAGCTTATGGATAGAGATCATCATGTAATTTTGGTAGATTATCAACCAACTAGTGAAATGATGGTTATTGATTTTGCAGAAAAAATTAAAAAGAGGTTACCAGAAAACATCAAATTGCACTCTATTAAGCTACAAGAAACTGCATCTAGCTTTGCAGAATGGTTTGCTAGTGAAAACTAG
- a CDS encoding 50S ribosomal protein L25/general stress protein Ctc: MKSITIKGSKRESVGKVATKALRNAGMVPCVIYGGETPIHFSAEEKAFKNLVYTPNVYTASLNVDGEKIPAILQDIQFHPVTDKILHVDFYQLFDDKEITMNIPVQLIGTSPGVLNGGSLRFTNRKLRVKALPANLPDFIEADISKLKIGHKLVITSLFNDDYTFMHPDNTVVVQVRTSRNATASSDDEELEDAAQVEATAEGETTA; this comes from the coding sequence ATGAAATCAATTACAATTAAAGGATCAAAAAGAGAAAGCGTGGGCAAGGTAGCTACCAAAGCCTTACGTAATGCTGGTATGGTTCCTTGCGTTATATACGGAGGAGAAACACCAATACACTTTTCAGCAGAAGAAAAAGCGTTTAAAAACTTGGTTTATACTCCAAATGTATACACTGCAAGTCTTAATGTTGATGGAGAAAAAATTCCTGCAATTTTGCAAGATATTCAGTTTCATCCTGTTACCGATAAAATCTTACACGTAGATTTTTATCAATTATTCGATGATAAAGAAATTACGATGAACATTCCAGTTCAATTAATTGGTACTTCTCCAGGAGTTTTAAATGGTGGTTCATTACGTTTTACAAACCGTAAATTAAGAGTAAAAGCTTTACCAGCTAATCTACCAGATTTTATTGAAGCAGATATTTCTAAATTAAAAATCGGTCATAAATTAGTAATTACTTCATTATTTAATGATGATTATACTTTTATGCACCCAGATAACACTGTTGTTGTTCAAGTAAGAACTTCACGTAATGCAACAGCTAGTTCTGATGATGAAGAATTAGAGGATGCAGCACAAGTTGAAGCAACTGCAGAAGGAGAAACTACTGCATAG
- a CDS encoding GH3 auxin-responsive promoter family protein: MSIKSFFAIPFAKIATKQVLKWAKNPHKTQQKVFNNLISKGQKTAFGKDHDFKNINSYDDFKKRVKVTDYEGLRPYVDRIVAGESNILWTGKPLYFAKTSGTTSGAKYIPITKDSMPTHIKAARNALLFYIAEKNDASFVNGKMIFLQGSPVLQEKNGIKLGRLSGIVAHYVPQYLLKNRLPSWETNCIEDWDTKVNAIVDETVNEDMSVISGIPSWVQMYFEKLIEKTGKSISEIFPNFNFFIYGGVNFEPYKNKFESIIGKKIDYIELYPASEGFIAYQDSQTEKGMLLQLDSGIFYEFIPSTEFFDDDPTRISLKDVQLGVNYVIILNTTAGLWGYNIGDTVEFTSLAPYRIKVTGRIKHFISAFGEHVIGKEVEQALNDAIAGTDINISEFTVAPQVNPKEGLPYHEWFIEFENEPDNLEEFTSKIDASMQKQNIYYLDLIEGKILKPLVIQKVKKGGFHEYMKSIGKFGGQNKIPQLSDNRKIADVLEKFLQD; this comes from the coding sequence ATGAGTATAAAATCATTTTTCGCAATTCCGTTTGCAAAAATTGCTACAAAGCAAGTTTTAAAGTGGGCTAAAAACCCTCATAAAACGCAACAAAAAGTTTTTAATAATTTAATTTCTAAAGGGCAAAAAACAGCCTTTGGTAAAGATCATGATTTTAAGAATATTAATTCTTATGATGATTTTAAAAAACGTGTTAAAGTTACAGATTACGAAGGTTTAAGACCTTATGTAGATAGAATTGTAGCTGGTGAATCTAATATACTTTGGACAGGTAAACCTCTTTATTTCGCAAAAACTTCGGGTACAACTTCTGGTGCTAAATACATACCAATTACCAAAGATTCTATGCCAACTCATATTAAAGCTGCAAGAAATGCATTGTTATTTTACATCGCAGAAAAAAACGATGCAAGCTTTGTAAATGGTAAGATGATATTTTTACAAGGAAGCCCAGTTTTACAAGAGAAAAACGGAATTAAATTAGGCAGGTTAAGTGGCATTGTAGCTCATTATGTACCTCAATATTTACTTAAAAACAGACTTCCAAGTTGGGAAACGAATTGCATAGAAGACTGGGATACCAAAGTAAACGCAATTGTAGATGAAACAGTTAATGAAGATATGTCTGTAATTAGTGGTATACCTTCTTGGGTGCAAATGTATTTTGAAAAACTTATTGAGAAAACAGGAAAATCAATCTCAGAAATTTTTCCAAACTTTAATTTCTTCATTTATGGAGGTGTAAATTTTGAGCCTTATAAAAATAAGTTCGAAAGTATTATAGGTAAAAAAATAGATTATATAGAACTATATCCTGCATCAGAAGGCTTTATAGCATATCAAGATTCGCAAACTGAAAAAGGTATGTTGCTGCAATTAGATTCAGGTATTTTTTATGAGTTTATACCATCAACAGAATTTTTTGATGACGACCCAACAAGAATTTCTCTAAAGGATGTACAACTTGGTGTAAATTATGTAATTATTTTAAATACCACTGCAGGTTTGTGGGGTTACAATATTGGAGATACAGTAGAATTTACAAGTTTAGCACCTTATAGAATTAAAGTTACAGGTAGAATTAAACATTTTATTTCTGCTTTTGGGGAGCATGTTATTGGTAAAGAAGTAGAACAAGCTTTGAATGATGCTATAGCTGGTACAGACATTAATATTAGCGAGTTTACTGTGGCTCCTCAAGTAAATCCGAAAGAAGGTTTACCTTATCATGAGTGGTTTATAGAATTTGAAAACGAACCCGACAATTTAGAAGAGTTTACTTCTAAAATTGATGCTTCTATGCAAAAACAGAATATTTATTATTTAGATTTAATAGAGGGTAAAATATTAAAACCTTTGGTTATTCAAAAGGTAAAAAAAGGAGGTTTTCATGAGTATATGAAATCAATAGGTAAGTTTGGTGGTCAGAATAAAATTCCACAATTATCAGACAACAGAAAAATTGCTGATGTTCTAGAAAAATTTCTTCAAGATTAA
- the pth gene encoding aminoacyl-tRNA hydrolase: protein MKKKLIVGLGNIGDKYINTRHNIGFKILDELAEEHNATFETEKLGDVASFRFKGRTFILLKPSTFMNLSGKALKYWMDKEKVSIENILVVTDDINIDFGTIRLKAKGSDGGHNGLKDIQEKLGTNKYPRFRFGVGANYSKGRQVDYVLGDWNKEETSLLIERLPLSAKVITSFGTDGLSNTMNNYNGK from the coding sequence ATGAAGAAAAAATTGATTGTTGGTTTAGGAAATATAGGAGATAAGTACATCAATACACGTCATAACATTGGTTTTAAAATTTTAGATGAGCTAGCAGAAGAACATAATGCAACTTTTGAAACAGAAAAGTTGGGTGATGTTGCTAGTTTTCGATTTAAAGGCAGAACTTTTATACTCTTAAAACCAAGTACATTTATGAATTTAAGTGGCAAGGCTTTAAAATACTGGATGGATAAAGAGAAAGTATCTATAGAAAATATCCTTGTGGTTACAGATGATATAAATATTGATTTTGGAACAATAAGGTTAAAAGCTAAAGGTAGTGATGGAGGACATAATGGATTAAAAGACATTCAAGAGAAGTTAGGCACAAATAAATACCCAAGATTTAGGTTTGGAGTTGGAGCCAACTACTCTAAAGGACGTCAAGTGGATTATGTTTTAGGGGATTGGAATAAAGAAGAAACTAGTCTATTAATTGAAAGACTACCTTTATCAGCTAAAGTAATTACCTCTTTTGGTACTGATGGCTTATCCAACACCATGAACAATTATAATGGTAAATAA
- a CDS encoding LytR/AlgR family response regulator transcription factor produces MNCIIIDDDETARLIIKQHCINSEKIVVLDEFSSAIEAIKYLNTAKVDLVYLDIHMPSFSGFDFIQTLKNPPKIVLTTSDKNLAIEAFEFKSVVDYLLKPITKERFTKSLEKIESLSVSEDPQSEIKTNSEFLFVSVDRRLVKINISDIYLIEAKGDYINIKTNEKNYIVHSTLKKIEDKLPSENFFKVHRSFIINTAEIVDIEDNTVLVRKDVVPVSRSNKSELMNKLNLL; encoded by the coding sequence ATGAACTGTATAATAATTGATGATGATGAAACTGCAAGGTTAATTATAAAGCAACATTGTATAAACTCAGAAAAAATAGTTGTACTAGATGAGTTTTCATCAGCAATAGAAGCAATAAAATATTTAAATACAGCAAAAGTAGATTTGGTTTATTTAGATATTCATATGCCTTCTTTCTCAGGATTTGATTTTATTCAAACACTAAAAAATCCACCTAAAATTGTTTTAACAACGAGTGATAAAAACTTAGCAATAGAAGCTTTTGAATTTAAAAGTGTTGTAGACTACTTGTTAAAACCTATCACAAAAGAAAGATTTACCAAATCATTAGAAAAAATAGAATCGTTATCAGTTTCTGAAGATCCTCAAAGTGAGATAAAAACAAATTCGGAATTCTTATTTGTTAGTGTTGATAGACGTTTGGTTAAAATAAATATCTCAGATATTTATTTAATAGAAGCCAAAGGCGATTACATTAATATTAAAACAAATGAGAAGAATTACATTGTTCATTCAACCTTAAAGAAAATAGAAGATAAATTGCCATCTGAAAACTTTTTTAAAGTACATAGGTCATTTATTATTAATACTGCAGAAATAGTTGATATTGAAGACAATACAGTTTTAGTTCGTAAAGATGTAGTACCTGTTAGTAGGTCTAATAAAAGCGAATTAATGAATAAGCTTAATCTATTATAA
- a CDS encoding DMT family transporter, with protein sequence MIFSVIAFALMSSFVKYLSDFNVYQIVFFRSIGTLFFTVPLIVKNKISFLGNKKKWLFARGLLGVISLTCFFQSLNYLPVGTAVSLRYVAPIFAAIFALIFLKEKIKPIQWCLFFIAFVGVLIIKGFGADVNYIGLVFVLLSAVFLGLIFVVIRKIGPSENPLVIINYFMVMAFVFGGLMSIPYWRNPTSIELLLFLSTGVLGYVGQLYMTKAFQAQETNLIAPIKYLEVVITILIGAFWFGEIYNSWTIFGILLIVSGLIYNIYVKQNDTK encoded by the coding sequence ATGATTTTTAGCGTAATTGCTTTTGCGTTAATGAGTTCTTTTGTTAAATATTTAAGTGATTTTAATGTGTATCAAATTGTTTTTTTTAGATCAATTGGTACTCTCTTTTTTACAGTTCCCCTAATTGTTAAAAACAAAATTTCATTTCTTGGGAATAAAAAGAAATGGTTATTTGCAAGAGGATTATTGGGTGTAATTTCTTTAACCTGCTTTTTTCAATCATTAAATTATTTACCTGTAGGCACAGCAGTTTCTTTAAGGTACGTAGCACCAATATTTGCAGCTATATTTGCTCTTATCTTTCTTAAAGAGAAGATCAAACCAATTCAATGGTGTTTGTTTTTTATAGCTTTTGTTGGTGTATTAATTATAAAAGGTTTTGGAGCAGATGTAAATTACATAGGTTTAGTATTTGTTTTACTCTCAGCAGTTTTCTTGGGTTTAATTTTTGTGGTTATTCGTAAAATAGGCCCTTCAGAAAACCCTTTGGTTATTATTAATTATTTTATGGTAATGGCTTTTGTTTTTGGTGGGTTAATGAGTATTCCCTATTGGAGAAATCCTACCTCAATTGAGTTACTATTATTTTTAAGTACAGGTGTTTTGGGTTATGTTGGGCAATTATACATGACCAAAGCTTTCCAAGCACAAGAAACTAATTTAATTGCACCTATAAAGTATCTAGAAGTGGTAATTACCATTTTAATTGGCGCTTTTTGGTTTGGTGAAATTTATAATTCATGGACAATTTTTGGGATTCTTCTTATTGTATCTGGGTTGATTTATAATATTTATGTAAAGCAAAATGATACCAAATAA
- a CDS encoding DMT family transporter translates to MNFAFLISTMKTRTLALIAVSIATIIYGVNYTIAKDVMPTYVKPYAFILLRVSGATVIFWILSLCIKSQKIEKQDYKKIALASFFGIALNMLSFFKGLSLTTPISASVMMVTSPIMVLLFSFLILKNKIIQRQIIGIGIGLIGAILLIVYGNTTNENASNVALGNFLVFVNATSYGLYLVLVKNLISKYNPLVFIKWLYLFGLIFIIPFGLSEMGDINWISMPTSIYLKIGFVILFTTCITYLFNLYGLSKLKPTTVSVFIYLQPVIASTYALLVGSDSLNLIKISATLIIFLGVYLVTKQTQKSRK, encoded by the coding sequence ATCAACTTTGCATTTCTAATTTCAACGATGAAAACAAGAACTTTAGCCTTAATTGCGGTTTCTATAGCCACTATTATTTACGGAGTAAATTACACCATTGCAAAAGATGTAATGCCTACATATGTAAAGCCATATGCATTTATTTTACTTAGGGTTTCTGGAGCTACTGTAATATTTTGGATTTTGAGTTTATGTATAAAGTCTCAAAAAATAGAAAAGCAAGATTATAAGAAAATTGCATTAGCCTCATTTTTCGGAATTGCTCTAAACATGTTATCTTTCTTTAAAGGGCTAAGTTTAACTACGCCAATTAGTGCTTCTGTAATGATGGTAACTTCGCCAATAATGGTGTTGCTGTTTTCTTTTTTAATACTTAAAAACAAGATTATTCAAAGACAAATTATAGGAATTGGAATTGGTTTAATTGGAGCAATACTATTAATTGTGTATGGAAATACCACCAATGAAAATGCTAGTAATGTTGCCTTAGGTAACTTTTTAGTATTTGTAAATGCTACCTCTTATGGTTTGTATTTAGTATTGGTTAAAAATTTAATTTCGAAATACAATCCTTTAGTTTTTATAAAATGGCTTTACCTATTTGGGTTAATTTTTATCATCCCCTTTGGTTTATCAGAAATGGGTGATATTAATTGGATAAGCATGCCTACTTCTATTTATTTAAAAATAGGTTTTGTAATACTTTTTACAACATGTATTACCTATTTGTTCAATCTATATGGTTTATCTAAACTAAAACCAACAACTGTAAGTGTTTTTATTTATCTACAACCAGTTATAGCATCTACTTATGCCTTATTGGTTGGTAGTGATTCTCTTAATCTTATTAAAATATCTGCAACCCTAATTATATTTTTAGGTGTTTACTTAGTTACGAAGCAAACCCAGAAATCACGAAAATAA
- a CDS encoding M23 family metallopeptidase codes for MSQKPKNKGKLKQKLTDKYRLVVLNEDTFEERFSLKLSRLNVFVLGGVLSFLLILVTTFIITFTPIKEFIPGYSSTDLKIKATKLAFQTDSLKRKLDVLNDYTKALQPILTGEIKADNLDTTKIESGKIFIKDSLLNASKEDSLFREKIESRDRFPIQNSTSSNVKIVFFAPVKGTISQAFDAKTKHLAVDITASKNAPVKATADGTVIFSGWTTETGYVIILKHAYNYVSVYKHNGNLLKQQGDFVKSGEVIASVGSTGELTTGPHLHFELWSDGYAVNPTNLIDFK; via the coding sequence GTGAGTCAAAAACCAAAGAACAAAGGAAAATTAAAGCAAAAACTAACTGATAAATATAGATTGGTTGTTTTAAATGAAGACACGTTTGAAGAGCGTTTTTCTTTAAAACTATCTCGTTTAAATGTATTTGTTTTAGGTGGTGTTCTATCTTTCTTATTAATTTTGGTAACCACATTTATTATCACATTTACACCTATCAAAGAGTTTATACCTGGGTATTCATCTACAGACTTAAAAATTAAGGCTACAAAATTGGCTTTTCAAACAGATTCTTTAAAACGTAAATTAGATGTTTTAAATGATTATACAAAAGCGCTACAACCTATTTTAACTGGCGAAATTAAGGCAGATAATTTAGATACTACAAAAATTGAATCTGGTAAAATTTTCATAAAAGACAGTCTATTAAACGCAAGTAAAGAAGATTCTTTATTTAGAGAAAAAATAGAAAGTAGAGATCGTTTTCCAATACAAAATAGTACTTCTTCTAATGTAAAAATTGTCTTTTTTGCTCCTGTTAAAGGTACAATTTCTCAAGCTTTTGATGCAAAAACAAAACATTTAGCTGTAGATATTACTGCAAGCAAAAATGCACCTGTAAAAGCCACTGCAGATGGTACAGTAATTTTTTCTGGCTGGACCACAGAAACAGGTTACGTAATAATTCTTAAACATGCTTACAACTATGTTTCTGTATACAAACACAATGGAAACTTGCTAAAACAACAAGGTGATTTTGTAAAATCTGGAGAAGTAATTGCAAGTGTTGGTTCTACAGGAGAACTTACAACTGGACCCCATTTACATTTTGAACTTTGGAGTGATGGTTATGCAGTAAACCCAACCAATTTGATCGACTTTAAATAA
- the nadD gene encoding nicotinate (nicotinamide) nucleotide adenylyltransferase, with translation MSKVGLYFGTFNPIHVGHLIIANHMVENSDLDEIWMVVTPHNPFKKKSSLLENHHRFELVYRATENYEKLKPSDIEFKLPQPNYTVYTLAHISDTYQDKDFCLIMGEDNLKSFHKWKNYETILEHHHIYVYPRISEGVVEHQFKNHPKIHKVDAPIIELSSTMIRNGIKYKKNIKPLLTKEVWQYIDEMNFYKK, from the coding sequence ATGAGTAAAGTTGGTTTATACTTTGGTACGTTTAATCCTATTCATGTAGGGCATCTAATCATTGCAAATCATATGGTTGAAAATTCTGATTTAGATGAAATTTGGATGGTGGTTACTCCTCATAATCCTTTTAAGAAAAAAAGTTCTTTACTAGAAAATCATCATCGATTTGAATTAGTATATAGAGCTACAGAAAATTACGAGAAATTAAAACCTTCAGATATTGAGTTTAAACTCCCTCAACCCAATTACACTGTTTATACCTTAGCTCATATTTCTGATACTTACCAAGACAAAGATTTTTGTTTGATAATGGGTGAAGACAATCTTAAAAGTTTTCACAAATGGAAAAATTACGAAACCATCTTAGAACATCATCATATTTATGTGTACCCAAGAATTTCTGAAGGAGTTGTAGAACATCAATTTAAAAATCATCCAAAAATTCATAAAGTAGATGCACCAATCATTGAGTTATCTTCTACTATGATTAGAAACGGAATTAAATATAAAAAAAATATTAAACCACTATTAACCAAAGAAGTTTGGCAATATATAGATGAAATGAATTTTTATAAAAAATAG